The following are encoded together in the Pungitius pungitius chromosome 7, fPunPun2.1, whole genome shotgun sequence genome:
- the henmt1 gene encoding small RNA 2'-O-methyltransferase isoform X2: MEPMFSPALHRQRHEFVIDFVKSYKPKKVVDLGCSECSLLKQLKFHHEIELLAGVDIDSAVLVKKMRGLAPLPTDYLQPRNDQLRIDVYHGSVTQKDARLIGFDLVTSIELIEHLTLADVKLFSEVVFGYMTPVAVIVSTPNADFNPLFRRVSGFRHSDHKFEWSRAEFKSWALKVCLDYGYEVEFTGVGQAPPGYQENVGFCSQIGVFHRLGVRAVRNALSSNDAEDASSYTLLYSKIYPSLRDSNILRRVLVSEVLYWAEKLGRRWVEEEKTGEKDDADTPDQAGGEGKERCRAPESPLQLEEEQTACGAAMKSLVEHQEVGELFWADGGGLQESCKLGRCVAVPLFVLWGCCPKICALSGSLGNLRQLLMDNGKVNLSQDGSALLLNFHEQEDHDDFEDSGYAEAMRCPHSVEPEEDWDANV; this comes from the exons ATGGAGCCAATGTTCAGTCCGGCGCTTCACAGACAGAGACACGAATTCGTCATCGATTTTGTGAAGAGTTACAAACCCAAGAAG GTGGTGGACTTGGGTTGCAGCGAGTGCAGCCTTCTAAAACAACTCAAGTTTCACCATGAAATTGAACTGCTAGCTGGAGTAGACATCGACAGCGCTGTACTGGTAAAAAAGAT gCGTGGATTGGCTCCTCTGCCAACTGACTATCTGCAGCCACGCAATGATCAGCTGCGCATTGATGTGTACCATGGCTCAGTCACGCAAAAGGACGCTCGCCTCATAGGATTTGACCTGGTGACCAGTATAGAGCT CATAGAGCACCTGACTCTAGCTGATGTGAAGCTCTTCTCTGAGGTGGTCTTTGGTTACATGACTCCAGTGGCAGTCATCGTCAGTACCCCAAACGCTGATTTCAACCCCCTTTTCCGCAGAGTGTCGGGGTTCAGGCACAGTGACCATAAGTTTGAGTGGAGCAGAGCAGAGTTTAAGTCCTG GGCCCTGAAGGTGTGTTTGGATTACGGCTATGAGGTGGAGTTCACCGGTGTTGGACAGGCACCTCCGGGCTATCAGGAGAACGTTGGTTTCTGCTCTCAGATTGGTGTGTTTCACCGGCTGGGGGTAAGAGCGGTCCGCAACGCGTTGTCTTCTAATGACGCTGAGGATGCGTCTTCCTACACACTG CTGTATAGTAAGATCTACCCCAGCCTGCGTGACAGCAACATTTTACGGCGGGTCCTGGTGAGTGAGGTGTTGTACTGGGCAGAAAAGCTGGGGAGAagatgggtggaggaggagaagactggTGAAAAGGATGATGCTGACACACCGGACCAGGCTGGAGGTGAAGGGAAAGAACGCTGCAGAGCGCCAGAATCCCCCCTGCagctggaagaggagcagaCCG CATGTGGAGCAGCGATGAAAAGTCTGGTGGAGCATCAGGAAGTTGGAGAGCTGTTTTGGGCCGATGGTGGAGGGCTGCAGGAGTCCTGCAAATTGGGCAG ATGTGTGGCTGTACCTCTGTTTGTGCTGTGGGGCTGCTGCCCCAAAATATGCGCCCTGAGTGGGAGTCTCGGTAACCTCAGGCAGCTCCTGATGGACAACGGCAAAGTTAATCTGAGTCAGGATGGCTCTGCTTTGCTCTTAAATTTTCACGAACAAG AAGATCATGATGATTTCGAGGACAGTGGGTATGCAGAAGCCATGCGGTGCCCCCACAGTGTTGAGCCAGAGGAAGACTGGGATGCAAATGTTTGA
- the henmt1 gene encoding small RNA 2'-O-methyltransferase isoform X1, with product MEPMFSPALHRQRHEFVIDFVKSYKPKKVVDLGCSECSLLKQLKFHHEIELLAGVDIDSAVLVKKMRGLAPLPTDYLQPRNDQLRIDVYHGSVTQKDARLIGFDLVTSIELIEHLTLADVKLFSEVVFGYMTPVAVIVSTPNADFNPLFRRVSGFRHSDHKFEWSRAEFKSWALKVCLDYGYEVEFTGVGQAPPGYQENVGFCSQIGVFHRLGVRAVRNALSSNDAEDASSYTLLYSKIYPSLRDSNILRRVLVSEVLYWAEKLGRRWVEEEKTGEKDDADTPDQAGGEGKERCRAPESPLQLEEEQTAACGAAMKSLVEHQEVGELFWADGGGLQESCKLGRCVAVPLFVLWGCCPKICALSGSLGNLRQLLMDNGKVNLSQDGSALLLNFHEQEDHDDFEDSGYAEAMRCPHSVEPEEDWDANV from the exons ATGGAGCCAATGTTCAGTCCGGCGCTTCACAGACAGAGACACGAATTCGTCATCGATTTTGTGAAGAGTTACAAACCCAAGAAG GTGGTGGACTTGGGTTGCAGCGAGTGCAGCCTTCTAAAACAACTCAAGTTTCACCATGAAATTGAACTGCTAGCTGGAGTAGACATCGACAGCGCTGTACTGGTAAAAAAGAT gCGTGGATTGGCTCCTCTGCCAACTGACTATCTGCAGCCACGCAATGATCAGCTGCGCATTGATGTGTACCATGGCTCAGTCACGCAAAAGGACGCTCGCCTCATAGGATTTGACCTGGTGACCAGTATAGAGCT CATAGAGCACCTGACTCTAGCTGATGTGAAGCTCTTCTCTGAGGTGGTCTTTGGTTACATGACTCCAGTGGCAGTCATCGTCAGTACCCCAAACGCTGATTTCAACCCCCTTTTCCGCAGAGTGTCGGGGTTCAGGCACAGTGACCATAAGTTTGAGTGGAGCAGAGCAGAGTTTAAGTCCTG GGCCCTGAAGGTGTGTTTGGATTACGGCTATGAGGTGGAGTTCACCGGTGTTGGACAGGCACCTCCGGGCTATCAGGAGAACGTTGGTTTCTGCTCTCAGATTGGTGTGTTTCACCGGCTGGGGGTAAGAGCGGTCCGCAACGCGTTGTCTTCTAATGACGCTGAGGATGCGTCTTCCTACACACTG CTGTATAGTAAGATCTACCCCAGCCTGCGTGACAGCAACATTTTACGGCGGGTCCTGGTGAGTGAGGTGTTGTACTGGGCAGAAAAGCTGGGGAGAagatgggtggaggaggagaagactggTGAAAAGGATGATGCTGACACACCGGACCAGGCTGGAGGTGAAGGGAAAGAACGCTGCAGAGCGCCAGAATCCCCCCTGCagctggaagaggagcagaCCG CAGCATGTGGAGCAGCGATGAAAAGTCTGGTGGAGCATCAGGAAGTTGGAGAGCTGTTTTGGGCCGATGGTGGAGGGCTGCAGGAGTCCTGCAAATTGGGCAG ATGTGTGGCTGTACCTCTGTTTGTGCTGTGGGGCTGCTGCCCCAAAATATGCGCCCTGAGTGGGAGTCTCGGTAACCTCAGGCAGCTCCTGATGGACAACGGCAAAGTTAATCTGAGTCAGGATGGCTCTGCTTTGCTCTTAAATTTTCACGAACAAG AAGATCATGATGATTTCGAGGACAGTGGGTATGCAGAAGCCATGCGGTGCCCCCACAGTGTTGAGCCAGAGGAAGACTGGGATGCAAATGTTTGA
- the fam102bb gene encoding protein FAM102B isoform X2 gives MDLMMMKKKKFKFKVDFELDELSSVPFVNGVLFCKVRLLDGGFSEESSREAVQANCVRWRKRFSFPCKMSANAGTGVLDPCVCRVSVRKELKGGKAYAKLGFADLNLAEFAGSGNTTRRCLLEGYDTKNTRQDNSILKVIISTQLMSGDPCFKTPPSTATVIGIQGDGESLLEERRGGDSQKGCSDSREGKCPVVSDELGGFGHSRTSSYASQQSKLSGYSTGHSRSSSMSEFSHRRNHSVGSASTGIGSLPEPSEDRDCRPCPALPEHPVPDATSRDPAGTPVRSASSCERLNRHPVKQDSMESQLKRMDDTRVDADDVVEKILQSQDFTPSLLDSSAEEEGLRLFVGPGGSTALGSHHLPTRVGAGAYEQVVIKR, from the exons ATGGAtttaatgatgatgaaaaagaagaaattcaaGTTTAAGGTGGACTTCGAGCTGGACGAGCTCTCGTCGGTCCCCTTCGTCAACGGTGTCCTTTTTTGTAAAGTCAGGCTGCTGGACGGCGGCTTCTCCGAGGAGTCTTCACG GGAGGCAGTGCAGGCCAACTGTGTTCGATGGAGGAAGCGGTTCTCCTTCCCCTGCAAGATGAGTGCCAACGCAGGGACCGGGGTGCTGGACCCTTGTGTGTGCCGTGTGTCCGTCAGAAAG GAGCTGAAAGGTGGGAAGGCGTATGCAAAG CTTGGTTTTGCAGATCTGAATTTAGCAGAGTTTGCCGGCTCAGGGAATACAACTCGCAGATGTCTGCTGGAAGGCTACGATACCAAAAATACCCGCCAGGACAACTCCATTCTCAAG GTCATCATCAGTACACAGCTCATGTCAGGGGATCCCTGCTTTAAAAC GCCTCCTTCCACAGCCACAGTGATCGGCATCCAGGGGGATGGAGAGAgcctgctggaggagaggagggggggggactcccaGAAAGGCTGTTCTG ACAGTCGAGAGGGGAAGTGTCCCGTTGTTTCTGATGAACTTGGGGGGTTCGGCCACTCCCGAACATCCAGCTACGCCAGCCAACAGTCCAAACTCTCAG GGTACAGCACAGGTCACTCGCGCTCCTCCAGCATGTCGGAGTTCAGCCACCGGAGAAACCATTCAGTCGGCAGCGCCTCAACGGGCATCGGCAGCCTCCCAGAGCCCAGCGAGGACCGGGACTGCAGACCCTGCCCTGCTCTGCCCGAGCACCCGGTGCCCGACGCCACCTCCAGAGACCCGGCGGGGACACCAGTACGCAGCGCCTCGTCCTGTGAACGACTCAACAG ACACCCTGTGAAGCAGGACTCCATGGAGTCTCAGCTAAAGAGAATGGACGACACGCGGGTGGATGCCGACGACGTCGTAGAAAAGATTCTCCAGAGTCAGGACTTCACACCAAGCCTGCTGGACTCCAGTGCTGAAG AGGAAGGCTTGCGCCTGTTTGTCGGCCCCGGGGGGAGCACGGCCCTCGGAAGCCATCACCTTCCCACCAG GGTTGGCGCTGGAGCGTACGAGCAGGTGGTGATAAAGCGTTAG
- the fam102bb gene encoding protein FAM102B isoform X1 yields MDLMMMKKKKFKFKVDFELDELSSVPFVNGVLFCKVRLLDGGFSEESSREAVQANCVRWRKRFSFPCKMSANAGTGVLDPCVCRVSVRKELKGGKAYAKLGFADLNLAEFAGSGNTTRRCLLEGYDTKNTRQDNSILKVIISTQLMSGDPCFKTPPSTATVIGIQGDGESLLEERRGGDSQKGCSADSREGKCPVVSDELGGFGHSRTSSYASQQSKLSGYSTGHSRSSSMSEFSHRRNHSVGSASTGIGSLPEPSEDRDCRPCPALPEHPVPDATSRDPAGTPVRSASSCERLNRHPVKQDSMESQLKRMDDTRVDADDVVEKILQSQDFTPSLLDSSAEEEGLRLFVGPGGSTALGSHHLPTRVGAGAYEQVVIKR; encoded by the exons ATGGAtttaatgatgatgaaaaagaagaaattcaaGTTTAAGGTGGACTTCGAGCTGGACGAGCTCTCGTCGGTCCCCTTCGTCAACGGTGTCCTTTTTTGTAAAGTCAGGCTGCTGGACGGCGGCTTCTCCGAGGAGTCTTCACG GGAGGCAGTGCAGGCCAACTGTGTTCGATGGAGGAAGCGGTTCTCCTTCCCCTGCAAGATGAGTGCCAACGCAGGGACCGGGGTGCTGGACCCTTGTGTGTGCCGTGTGTCCGTCAGAAAG GAGCTGAAAGGTGGGAAGGCGTATGCAAAG CTTGGTTTTGCAGATCTGAATTTAGCAGAGTTTGCCGGCTCAGGGAATACAACTCGCAGATGTCTGCTGGAAGGCTACGATACCAAAAATACCCGCCAGGACAACTCCATTCTCAAG GTCATCATCAGTACACAGCTCATGTCAGGGGATCCCTGCTTTAAAAC GCCTCCTTCCACAGCCACAGTGATCGGCATCCAGGGGGATGGAGAGAgcctgctggaggagaggagggggggggactcccaGAAAGGCTGTTCTG CAGACAGTCGAGAGGGGAAGTGTCCCGTTGTTTCTGATGAACTTGGGGGGTTCGGCCACTCCCGAACATCCAGCTACGCCAGCCAACAGTCCAAACTCTCAG GGTACAGCACAGGTCACTCGCGCTCCTCCAGCATGTCGGAGTTCAGCCACCGGAGAAACCATTCAGTCGGCAGCGCCTCAACGGGCATCGGCAGCCTCCCAGAGCCCAGCGAGGACCGGGACTGCAGACCCTGCCCTGCTCTGCCCGAGCACCCGGTGCCCGACGCCACCTCCAGAGACCCGGCGGGGACACCAGTACGCAGCGCCTCGTCCTGTGAACGACTCAACAG ACACCCTGTGAAGCAGGACTCCATGGAGTCTCAGCTAAAGAGAATGGACGACACGCGGGTGGATGCCGACGACGTCGTAGAAAAGATTCTCCAGAGTCAGGACTTCACACCAAGCCTGCTGGACTCCAGTGCTGAAG AGGAAGGCTTGCGCCTGTTTGTCGGCCCCGGGGGGAGCACGGCCCTCGGAAGCCATCACCTTCCCACCAG GGTTGGCGCTGGAGCGTACGAGCAGGTGGTGATAAAGCGTTAG
- the LOC119216516 gene encoding mitochondrial adenyl nucleotide antiporter SLC25A24-like, producing the protein MYQAARKLFFTDCRCADDASKAYDDLFRKLDTNADGKVDVSELKAGLAALGIKTGNGAAQKIISSGDKDNDEGLDFDEFSKYLKEHEKKLLLTFKSLDKNNDGCVDFLEIKQSLADLGLKISQEEAQKILQSIDVDGTMTLDWNEWREHFLFNPATNLQEIIRYWKHSTVLDIGDSLSIPDEFTEEEKTTGMWWKQLSAGAMAGAVSRTGTAPLDRMKVFMQVHSSKTNKISLVSGFKQMLKEGGLMSLWRGNGINVLKIAPETAIKFMAYEQFKKLLSSEPGKVQTHERFMAGSLAGATAQTAIYPMEVMKTRLTLRKTGQYSGMFDCAKQILKKEGVKAFYKGYVPNLLGIIPYAGIDLAVYESLKNLWLSRYSKDSANPGILVLLGCGTLSSTCGQLMSYPLALIRTRMQAQASLEGSEQLPMNLMVKKILKKEGFFGLYRGILPNFMKVIPAVSISYVVYENMKDSLGIQK; encoded by the exons ATGTATCAAGCCGCGAGGAAGCTGTTTTTCACGGACTGCCGGTGCGCCGACGATGCGTCGAAGGCGTACGACGATCTGTTCCGGAAGCTGGACACCAACGCCGACGGGAAAGTGGACGTGTCGGAGCTGAAGGCGGGCCTGGCCGCGCTGGGCATCAAGACTGGGAACGGAGCAGCTCAG AAAATCATTTCCTCCGGAGACAAAGACAACGACGAAGGGCTCGACTTCGACGAGTTCTCAAAGTATCTAAAGGAACATGAAAAGAAGTTACTGCTTACCTTCAAGAGCTTGGATAAAAACAACGATG GTTGTGTAGACTTTCTGGAGATAAAGCAGTCACTTGCCGATTTGGGACTGAAGATCAGCCAGGAGGAGGCGCAGAAGATCCTTCAAAG TATCGATGTGGATGGCACCATGACTTTAGACTGGAATGAATGGAGGGAGCATTTCCTCTTCAACCCGGCCACCAACCTGCAGGAGATTATCCGCTATTGGAAGCACTCCACG GTGCTGGACATTGGGGACAGCCTGTCCATCCCAGATGAGttcacggaggaggagaagacaacCGGCATGTGGTGGAAGCAGCTGTCAGCGGGGGCCATGGCTGGCGCCGTGTCCCGCACAGGAACAGCCCCTCTGGACAGGATGAAGGTTTTCATGCAG GTGCATTCCTCCAAGACCAATAAAATCAGTCTGGTCAGTGGTTTTAAGCAGATGTTAAAAGAAGGAGGACTGATGTCTCTATGGAGAGGAAATGGTATCAACGTACTGAAGATTGCCCCGGAGACAGCCATCAAATTCATGGCCTATGAGCAG TTCAAGAAGCTGCTGTCCAGTGAACCCGGGAAGGTGCAGACCCACGAGAGGTTCATGGCTGGATCGCTGGCTGGAGCCACGGCACAAACGGCCATCTACCCCATGGAG GTGATGAAAACCCGTCTGACGCTGAGGAAGACCGGACAGTACTCAGGAATGTTTGACTGTGCCAAGCAAATCTTGAAGAAGGAGGGAGTGAAGGCCTTTTACAAAGGCTATGTTCCCAATCTTCTAGGCATCATCCCCTATGCTGGCATAGATCTGGCGGTTTACGAG AGCTTGAAGAACCTCTGGCTGTCGCGCTACTCTAAAGACTCAGCCAACCCGGGCATCTTGGTGCTGCTCGGCTGTGGGACTCTCTCCAGCACGTGTGGCCAGCTGATGAGCTACCCGCTGGCTCTGATCCGCACCAGGATGCAGGCACAAG CTTCTCTTGAGGGCTCGGAGCAGCTGCCCATGAATCTGATGGTGAAGAAGATTCTGAAAAAGGAAGGCTTCTTTGGACTTTACCGCGGCATCCTGCCCAATTTCATGAAGGTCATACCGGCTGTCAGCATCAGCTACGTGGTGTATGAGAACATGAAGGATAGCTTGGGTATTCAAAAGTAA
- the LOC119216519 gene encoding transmembrane protein 69-like, producing MISAVLRKSALSAQKVLHRAGPLQRCWTSAPRLLLPERDDGRGRSPPAVLAFARADVSHGDRVRAPPFLARNQHFHSSAVRLKKRPKLQPPAEMPLLRYDMRDLWKGPKPALFLGFAGLIPFVAPAVFMAAAEGYSPDLAFAQLAYGASIVSFLGGARWGFALPESSPAKPDWINLANSVVPPLFAWGSMLMSDNIIPAATMVIMGLGISLHYDLSLLPTYPSWFKALRSVLTFVACFSLVGTLLINGIYPEKNLLAG from the exons atgatcTCTGCTGTATTACGAAAAAGCGCCCTCTCAGCTCAGAAG GTTCTGCATCGGGCTGGTCCTCTACAAAGATGCTGGACGTCAGCCCCGAGGCTGCTGTTACCAGAAAGGGACGACGGAAGAGGAAGAAGCCCCCCTGCTGTCCTCGCGTTCGCCAGGGCCGATGTCTCTCACGGGGACCGGGTTAGAGCGCCACCATTTCTAGCGAGGAACCAACATTTCCACTCCTCGGCTGTGAGGCTGAAGAAGCGACCGAAGCTCCAACCCCCCGCGGAGATGCCTCTCTTGCGCTATGACATGAGGGACTTGTGGAAAGGTCCCAAACCAGCCTTGTTCCTGGGCTTTGCAGGACTAATCCCTTTCGTCGCCCCCGCTGTGTTCATGGCGGCGGCCGAGGGCTACTCTCCGGATTTGGCCTTTGCTCAGTTAGCGTACGGCGCCTCGATTGTCTCCTTCCTGGGTGGAGCTCGCTGGGGATTCGCTCTCCCCGAGAGCAGCCCGGCCAAACCCGACTGGATCAATCTGGCCAACAGCGTGGTGCCCCCCCTGTTTGCGTGGGGGTCAATGCTCATGAGCGACAACATTATTCCCGCAGCCACCATGGTTATTATGGGCCTGGGAATCTCGCTGCATTATGATCTGTCTCTGCTGCCCACGTACCCGAGCTGGTTCAAAGCCCTCCGCTCCGTCTTGACCTTTGTGGCGTGTTTCTCGCTCGTTGGCACGCTCCTGATTAATGGAATTTACCCAGAAAAAAATCTATTGGCTGGTTAA
- the tm4sf4 gene encoding transmembrane 4 L6 family member 4, whose amino-acid sequence MCSGSFAKCLGISLMPLSIVCVLCNILLFFPGGKSVDSDHITEEVWYFGGILGSGVLMIFPALVFLGLKNNDCCGCCGNESCGRRFAMLSSILFAAVGVAGAGYSVIVSAVAINHGPVCLFRNNVTENIWGFPFSNGDYLSNKSSWETVCLEPTGVVSWHVSLFCVLLVMGLVQMALCAVQVVNGLLGCLCGSCCGGSDGAV is encoded by the exons ATGTGTTCAGGCAGCTTTGCCAAGTGCCTGGGGATCAGTCTGATGCCTCtgtccattgtgtgtgtgctgtgtaaCATCCTGCTCTTCTTCCCCGGGGGAAAATCTGTGGACAGCGATCACATCACAGAAGAAGTCTGGTATTTTGGAGGAATTCTGGGATCTGGAGTGTTG ATGATCTTCCCCGCTCTGGTCTTCCTGGGTCTGAAGAACAATGACTGCTGCGGTTGCTGTGGCAACGAAAGCTGTGGCCGGAGATTTGCG ATGCTGAGTTCCATACTGTTTGCAGCTGTGGGTGTTGCAGGGGCTGGTTACTCTGTCATAGTTTCGGCTGTGGCCATAAACCATGGACCCGTGTGTCTGTTCAGGAATAACGTCACGGAGAACATATGGGGCTTTCCTTTCTCAAATGG tgacTACCTGTCCAACAAATCTTCCTGGGAGACGGTTTGTTTGGAGCCGACCGGCGTGGTGTCCTGGCATGTGTCTCTGTTCTGCGTGCTGCTGGTCATGGGTTTAGTCCAGATGGCACTGTGTGCTGTGCAGGTGGTGAACGGCCTGCTGGGATGTCTGTGTGGCTCCTGCTGTGGAGGG AGTGATGGAGCTGTCTGA
- the LOC119216518 gene encoding LOW QUALITY PROTEIN: glutathione hydrolase-like YwrD proenzyme (The sequence of the model RefSeq protein was modified relative to this genomic sequence to represent the inferred CDS: substituted 2 bases at 2 genomic stop codons): MQPDLAFSSRRSPVVCLHGCVASSQPLATGIGLDILKRGGNAADAAVAIAAALAVTEPCSTGPGGDAFCLFFNGNTGEIRGINGSGRSPRAQTLDLLEGRGYTSEGPPSPADALNVTVPGAPACWCDTVQLFGSHKVWLSKRFSSLKAMTHTXCXFPVAEITAHHWAKWVAALRDHGKELGGDLLIDGHAPKCGQVFKNPTMAQTLKELGERGKPAFYQGRVAQAIVEIINQNGGVMTLDDLSSHDSEVITPISTEYKGVRLWEPPPNSQGLTALLLLNILENFPLKAAGHNSSDYIHVLVEGVRLALTDALHYLGDPDHVTIPLKSLLEKSYSHQRAQRICMDRAMEGLEPGLSTGSDTVYFCVIDSQGNACSFVNSTYMGFGSGLVPTGCGFSLQNRGAYFCLRRNHVNSVAGGRRPYHTLIAALLTDSATTSQKPRLLAALGLMGALMQPQGHVQVLLNMLEFGMNPQQALDAPRVCVQHDHKTDQWSVHLEEGISQEVAEELRRRGHKVFWPIIGHMRSQFGRGQIITVGEWWSPSVDQAGHPSRVLWAGSDPRADGCAQGY; this comes from the exons ATGCAACCCGACTTGGCTTTCTCCTCCCGCCGGTcacctgttgtgtgtttgcacgGCTGTGTGGCATCGAGCCAGCCGCTAGCTACTGGTATAGGACTAG ACATCTTAAAGCGTGGCGGTAATGCAGCAGATGCTGCGGTCGCCATAGCAGCAGCGCTAGCGGTAACCGAGCCATGCAGCACCGGCCCTGGTGGAGACGCCTTCTGCTTGTTCTTCAACGGAAACACTGGAGAGATCAGAGGAATAAACGGCAG TGGTCGTTCGCCCAGAGCTCAGACCCTGGACTTGCTGGAAGGACGTGGTTACACCTCAGAAGGACCTCCCTCGCCTGCTGATGCCTTGAATGTCACAGTACCAGGCGCCCCTGCATGTTGGTGTGATACCGTACAGCTGTTTGGTAGTCATaaggtttggt TGTCCAAAAGATTCTCCTCACTCAAAGCCATGACTCACACTTAGTGCTGATTTCCTGTTGCAGAGATAACGGCTCACCACTGGGCCAAATGGGTGGCTGCTCTGAGAGATCATGGGAAGGAGCTAGGGGGAGACCTGCTAATCGATGGTCATGCCCCCAAATGTGGACAAGTTTTCAAAAACCCAACTATGGCCCAGACCCTGAAg GAGCTCGGCGAGCGTGGAAAACCAGCTTTCTACCAGGGCAGAGTGGCTCAAGCGATAGTCGAGATCATTAACCAGAATGGAGGCGTTATGACCCTGGATGATCTCAGTAGCCATGACAGTGAGGTCATCACCCCCATAAGCACAGAATACAAG GGTGTGCGTCTGTGGGAGCCGCCTCCTAACAGTCAGGGGTTgactgctctgctgctgctcaacaTCCTGGAGAACTTTCCTCTCAAAG ctgcaggCCATAACAGCTCTGACTACATCCATGTACTGGTGGAGGGTGTGCGCTTGGCACTAACTGATGCCCTGCATTACCTTGGTGACCCAGATCATGTGACCATCCCTCTGAAAAGCTTACTGGAAAAGAGCTACAGTCACCAGCGAGCGCAGCGCATTTGCATGGACag GGCCATGGAAGGACTGGAGCCCGGCctgtcaacaggaagtgacacagtTTATTTCTGCGTGATCGACAGTCAGGGCAACGCCTGTTCCTTTGTCAACAGCACCTACATGGGCTTTGGAAGTGGGCTCGTCCCTACAGGTTGTGGATTCTCCCTGCAG AATCGCGGTGCCTACTTTTGTCTGCGTCGTAACCACGTCAACAGCGTTGCCGGGGGGAGGCGTCCATATCACACTTTGATAGCTGCACTTCTCACTGACTCTGCAACCACGTCACAAAAACCACGTCTCCTCGCTGCACTGGGGCTGATGGGCGCATTGATGCAACCACAAGGACATGTCCAG GTGTTGTTGAACATGCTTGAGTTTGGGATGAATCCTCAACAAGCTCTGGACGCGCCAAGAGTCTGTGTACAGCATGACCACAAAA CTGATCAGTGGTCGGTTCATTTGGAGGAAGGGATCAGCCAGGAGGTAGCGGAAGAGCTGAGGAGACGCGGCCACAAAGTCTTCTGGCCAATCATAG